From Montipora foliosa isolate CH-2021 chromosome 6, ASM3666993v2, whole genome shotgun sequence, a single genomic window includes:
- the LOC138005300 gene encoding uncharacterized protein: MPPKVENIATLIAKRDIAIASLDELYEEFNMLYQVEPELIALENVYKEIAIRFRSVKKQQTTIAERLIESRETESAEMSANKQIGDQVKSDYFKCSERFVVYQKKCYAEKKPSSDHAKLEAMTFAVTKMADVLSSQKNTNHGLEKLSVPNWDGSRKNYATWKCEFNYWMEKYKQDKDEQLQRLRKALPKNSFWANQVRPCQTIDQAWKILDTEFGDQRKLMDGLLKEITNLKPIKSDSTSLSRYAATILGFVNNMEQIGCAVTNAKEAPFVMSQLLSKLDAKDNIEFGREMHRIEKEENVLNLLDWLNSEASLRSRVRKDADYHDNSGEHRILRKFENRAMNSETSDDDVCPLGCEAKHLLAACPKYQRSTIDQRWEIVKQNNRCRKCLRKHHTNVCKKPDGTTCDKCTRRHHRTLHNEQFVPVNSSSNPQAAPYANSMQGASNHSMQGTSNVPGHWAETQASTLNIQLARNVPGQCPVQKVKIKDKDGNLVETLAMLDSGSNTSFISKNVTKKLGLSGPKVHLTMNLAGGQKKSEESELVNITVVPISEETIQKPMQVYAINKPCSSAKTVSRRIVNSYPHLEAISNELYLSGGSIGLLIGTDFPDAFVDIHVIPGSPGKPIAKRNCFGWYVMGQFSSQGDESFAIRTVDVGTVSALEDMTKLLVQDTLGVKPTVFCTCKDNELKENKFIKSIADSTEIVDGRIQVRMPWSEDGPPKESNYDVAYQRMLSSEKTFKRKNCIEDVQVEIQKLLEQEFIVEIKQVDHNVPEWYLPMQAVLTPDRTTKLRLVYDASAKGQNGKSLNDHLEKGPNYINSLPNVLIAWRFDQVAYSGDMRKMFNQVRIHPDDQVFHRFLWRTNESEQPRVYQWVRLNFGDKPAPDIAAAAIKTLAKASEAQHSEGAKELCTHVYVDDIGSSRENEARCKKVTSEIDAILSTGQFQVKAWHSNNKNVNQSDEERPDFLGHKWVKVLDKISFKKSEIVADLTNLSKRGCLASVPQMWDPMGLVVPCTIELRIDLQELWSAGYSWDEILPEEIRMKWIRNIQILNQLLAYEFDRKLKPDNAVGLPEIHGFCDGGEKAYGAVVFLRWKLANSNYFCVPLMVKAFVAPLKKKSIPRLELMGCPTLSRLYSTCKEALEFAELSDAKTVFWMDSQTVLAWIKTPPKRFKPFVSVRVAEIQETLDTQAFKYIRSDVNPADVLTRGVPPEEVKTWMEGPPFLQRPEEEWPTFRENSKSVDEESLKEIKSNNEKTTMWKEPTQCTVSSEESTNIRQPTDNPIMQHLMKTCSTFTKARKTLAYVLRFINNAIKKENNTSPISTEELRESELQMFKWCQETININTVDQKLMSKPDEQGLLRAYGRLENIRSLPNEMRNPIILPKGHQMVDLLLKHLHEKRVHCGFKSLIYESRKRFWIVGVRKMAKQVTSKCVTCKKLRRKPMGQLMGQLPKLRVAAGFPAFSSTALDMFGPFQVKVGRKTLKEAHMIIFTCMTTRAIHLELVTDKSTDTFLMAFRRFASLRGHPINCWSDCGTNFVGAQQYLREVMQGWDIPRIQSVLSNEFSCTFKWEWNVPRASHQNGVVESLIKSVRQALDATSKNQSFMEEQWRTHLAEVTYLVNSRPLYPSSDRIWESPPVTPNDLLIGHHFPPPAPEQEERVNPRHLMRSTEKRVQEFWRCWIKYFAPNLLPRNKWYRPRENLQEGDLVLEMEPTPRRTWKLGLVLLTYPGADGLVRKARIKTATSVYDRPIHKLCLIATKEELSNET; the protein is encoded by the coding sequence ATGCCACCTAAAGTAGAGAACATTGCGACACTCATCGCAAAACGAGACATTGCAATAGCATCTTTAGATGAACTTTACGAAGAATTTAACATGCTTTACCAAGTTGAACCTGAATTAATTGCTCTAGAGAATGTGTACAAAGAAATAGCAATTAGATTCCGAAGTGTTAAAAAGCAGCAAACAACAATAGCGGAAAGGCTAATTGAGTCCAGAGAGACCGAAAGTGCCGAAATGAGTGCAAACAAGCAAATTGGTGACCAAGTCAAGTCTGATTATTTTAAATGCAGCGAAAGGTTCGTTGTTTATCAAAAGAAGTGTTACGCGGAAAAGAAACCGTCAAGTGATCACGCAAAGCTCGAAGCTATGACTTTCGCAGTCACAAAAATGGCCGATGTGTTAAGTTCCCAAAAGAACACTAATCATGGACTTGAGAAACTATCTGTACCAAATTGGGATGGAAGTAGAAAAAATTATGCGACTTGGAAGTGTGAATTCAATTATTGGATGGAAAAGTATAAACAAGACAAAGACGAGCAATTACAAAGACTTCGCAAAGCGCTACCGAAAAACTCGTTTTGGGCAAATCAAGTCAGGCCTTGCCAAACGATCGATCAGGCATGGAAAATTCTGGACACCGAATTCGGagatcaaagaaaattaatggatGGGCTGTTAAAAGAAATTACCAATCTTAAACCAATAAAGAGTGATTCAACTTCACTTTCTCGCTACGCCGCAACGATTCTTGGATTCGTTAACAATATGGAGCAAATCGGTTGTGCGGTGACAAATGCCAAAGAAGCACCCTTTGTCATGTCTCAGCTACTTTCAAAATTAGACGCAAAAGACAACATCGAATTCGGCCGTGAAATGCACCGCATTGAAAAGGAGGAAAATGTTCTGAACTTGTTAGATTGGTTGAACAGTGAAGCAAGCTTGCGATCTCGTGTCAGAAAGGATGCCGATTACCATGACAACTCAGGTGAACACCGAATTctgcgaaaatttgaaaatcgtGCCATGAACAGTGAAACGTCCGATGATGATGTGTGCCCACTGGGCTGCGAAGCAAAACACCTTCTTGCCGCGTGTCCAAAATATCAACGATCGACAATCGATCAGCGATGGGAGatagtaaaacaaaacaaccgttGCCGAAAGTGCCTACGAAAACACCATACAAACGTTTGTAAAAAACCAGACGGAACGACGTGCGACAAATGCACAAGAAGACATCATCGCACTCTTCACAATGAGCAATTTGTTCCAGTTAATTCCAGTTCGAATCCTCAAGCCGCGCCATATGCAAACTCCATGCAAGGTGCCAGTAACCACAGCATGCAGGGAACAAGTAATGTCCCGGGTCATTGGGCAGAAACACAAGCCAGTACCCTCAACATTCAACTAGCGAGGAACGTCCCTGGACAATGTCCAGTTCAGAAGGTTAAGATCAAAGACAAGGACGGAAACTTGGTTGAAACCCTCGCGATGTTAGATAGTGGTTCCAACACGAGCTTCATTTCAAAGAATGTAACTAAGAAACTAGGTTTAAGTGGCCCTAAAGTACACCTAACCATGAATCTGGCTGGAGGACAGAAGaagtcggaagaatcagagtTAGTTAACATTACCGTAGTACCCATCTCAGAAGAAACCATTCAGAAGCCTATGCAAGTTTACGCAATAAATAAACCGTGCAGTTCAGCCAAAACAGTATCAAGAAGGATTGTAAATAGCTATCCACACCTAGAAGCAATCTCGAATGAACTCTATTTATCTGGTGGATCAATAGGCTTGTTGATCGGGACAGATTTTCCTGATGCCTTTGTTGACATTCACGTTATCCCTGGAAGCCCAGGAAAACCAATAGCAAAGAGAAATTGTTTTGGATGGTATGTCATGGGCCAATTTTCCAGTCAAGGAGACGAATCTTTTGCGATCAGAACAGTTGACGTAGGAACTGTCAGTGCATTGGAAGACATGACAAAACTCCTTGTACAAGACACGCTAGGAGTCAAACCGACAGTGTTTTGCACGTGTAAAGACAACgagttaaaagaaaacaagtttatCAAGTCAATTGCAGATTCAACTGAAATCGTCGATGGGAGAATCCAGGTACGAATGCCATGGTCAGAAGACGGACCCCCAAAGGAGAGCAATTACGATGTTGCGTACCAGCGAATGTTGTCCTCAGAGAAAACCTTCAAGAGAAAGAACTGTATCGAGGACGTACAAGTCGAAATTCAGAAGCTGCTCGAACAAGAGTTTATCGTAGAAATCAAACAGGTCGACCATAACGTTCCAGAATGGTATCTTCCTATGCAGGCTGTTTTAACCCCGGATAGAACCACCAAACTTCGTTTAGTCTACGATGCATCCGCAAAGGGGCAAAATGGAAAGTCCTTAAACGATCATCTAGAAAAAGGGCCGAACTATATTAACAGTTTACCTAACGTTCTCATTGCTTGGCGCTTCGATCAAGTTGCATATTCCGGAGACATGCGCAAGATGTTTAATCAAGTTCGGATCCACCCAGATGATCAAGTATTCCACAGATTCCTATGGAGAACAAACGAAAGTGAACAGCCCCGAGTGTATCAGTGGGTCAGATTAAATTTCGGAGACAAACCCGCACCCGATATTGCAGCTGCAGCAATCAAGACCTTGGCCAAAGCATCAGAAGCGCAGCATTCAGAAGGGGCTAAAGAGCTCTGCACGCATGTCTACGTGGACGATATTGGCAGTTCCAGAGAGAACGAAGCAAGATGCAAGAAAGTTACAAGTGAAATCGACGCCATACTTTCAACTGGACAATTTCAAGTCAAAGCATGGCACTCCAACAACAAGAACGTTAACCAGTCAGACGAGGAACGTCCAGATTTTCTTGGCCATAAATGGGTAAAAGTTCTGGACAAGATTTCCTTTAAGAAGAGCGAAATTGTAGCAGACTTGACAAACCTTTCAAAAAGGGGATGTCTGGCCAGCGTCCCACAAATGTGGGATCCCATGGGGCTCGTAGTACCATGCACCATTGAATTGAGAATTGATCTCCAAGAATTGTGGAGTGCAGGATATTCGTGGGACGAAATTCTTCCCGAAGAGATTCGTATGAAGTGGATAAGAAACATTCAAATCCTCAATCAGCTTCTCGCATACGAGTTCGACAGAAAGTTGAAGCCTGATAACGCAGTGGGTTTACCTGAAATCCACGGGTTTTGCGACGGAGGAGAGAAGGCGTACGGGGCCGTCGTGTTCCTCAGATGGAAGCTTGCGAACAGCAATTACTTCTGTGTCCCGCTCATGGTGAAGGCGTTCGTTGCACCTCTAAAGAAGAAATCCATTCCGCGATTGGAATTAATGGGATGTCCTACGCTCTCCAGATTGTACAGCACTTGCAAAGAAGCACTAGAATTTGCCGAGTTGTCTGACGCCAAGACAGTATTTTGGATGGATTCACAAACCGTATTAGCCTGGATTAAAACGCCCCCCAAAAGATTCAAGCCGTTTGTCTCGGTGAGAGTTGCTGAGATTCAGGAAACTCTTGACACTCAAGCATTCAAGTACATCAGATCTGATGTTAACCCAGCAGACGTCTTGACGAGAGGAGTACCACCAGAGGAGGTAAAAACTTGGATGGAAGGTCCTCCATTTCTGCAGCGCCCCGAAGAAGAGTGGCCTACgttcagagaaaattcaaagagtgtCGACGAAGAATCGTTGAAAGAAATCAAGTCCAACAATGAGAAGACGACCATGTGGAAAGAACCAACACAATGTACAGTTTCTTCAGAAGAATCAACAAACATCAGACAACCGACTGATAACCCTATCATGCAACATTTAATGAAGACCTGCTCAACGTTCACTAAAGCTAGAAAGACCCTGGCCTATGTCCTTAGATTCATTAACAATGctataaagaaagaaaacaacacgaGCCCAATTTCAACAGAAGAATTGAGAGAATCCGAACTACAGATGTTCAAATGGTGTCAAGAGACAATCAACATAAACactgtagaccaaaagctgatgtcaaaaccagatgaacaaGGATTGTTACGCGCATATGGAAGACTAGAAAACATTAGGTCATTGCCAAATGAGATGCGAAATCCTATCATTTTACCAAAAGGGCACCAAATGGTAGATCTACTCCTTAAACATCTCCATGAAAAACGAGTACATTGTGGATTCAAAAGCCTCATTTATGAATCGAGGAAACGCTTCTGGATCGTGGGAGTCCGTAAAATGGCCAAGCAAGTGACCAGTAAATGTGTTACGTGTAAGAAGCTACGACGAAAGCCCATGGGGCAATTGATGGGCCAACTCCCCAAACTACGAGTCGCAGCAGGATTTCCTGCATTCAGCAGCACAGCGTTAGACATGTTCGGACCTTTCCAAGTTAAAGTCGGACGTAAGACTCTAAAGGAAGCACACATGATAATATTTACTTGCATGACAACTAGAGCAATCCATTTAGAACTTGTAACCGACAAGAGTACCGACACATTTCTCATGGCATTTCGTCGATTTGCGTCGCTCAGAGGCCACCCTATTAACTGTTGGTCAGATTGCGGAACGAACTTTGTTGGAGCACAACAATACTTAAGGGAAGTAATGCAAGGTTGGGATATCCCCAGAATTCAGAGTGTCTTGTCAAATGAATTTTCATGCACATTCAAGTGGGAATGGAACGTACCTCGTGCAAGCCATCAGAATGGAGTAGTCGAAAGTCTTATTAAATCCGTGAGACAAGCATTGGACGCCACTTCCAAGAATCAGTCATTCATGGAGGAACAGTGGAGAACACATCTTGCAGAAGTGACATATTTGGTAAACAGCCGACCTCTTTATCCCAGTTCAGACAGAATCTGGGAAAGCCCTCCTGTCACTCCAAACGACCTTCTTATTGGCCACCATTTTCCGCCTCCTGCTCCAGAACAAGAAGAGAGAGTGAATCCGCGGCATCTCATGCGAAGCACTGAAAAACGGGTTCAAGAATTCTGGAGGTGTTGGATAAAATATTTCGCGCCAAATTTATTGCCCAGAAACAAATGGTATAGACCGAGAGAAAACCTCCAAGAGGGAGATTTGGTGTTAGAAATGGAACCAACTCCAAGAAGAACATGGAAGCTTGGACTGGTACTTCTTACGTATCCGGGAGCAGATGGTCTTGTGAGAAAAGCTAGAATTAAAACTGCAACTTCAGTTTATGATCGACCGATtcacaaactttgtttaattgcTACAAAGGAAGAACTGAGTAATGAAACATAA